CTCGCGGTAATCGGCATAACCGCTGAGCGGGCCGAATTGTTTTTCAAAAGCGGCGAGGTTTTCCGGATTAATGTCCGCCGCGCAGGCGAGCGTGGCCCTCGTGCTTTGCTGATAGGTCCTGGCGTGGGCGTAGCCGACCTGGTGGCCGCCGCCTTTAAGGGCGCCCGCGGTGGCTGCCCCGACTCCGATGATTGCGGATCGATAGGTTTTCATGGTTTCACATCAAAGACGCGGATCGTGAAGGAGTCCTCGAGAATTTCCGCCTTTCCGAGATCAAAACCCCCCGCATTGGTGGGGCCGAGAGCGATGAAGGCGAACGGCGCATCCAGAACGTAGAGGGCATGGTCCTTTTCCTGCCTGACGCTGACGCCGGCCATCGCGACCGGCCAGGTTTCATCAATGCTTCCGATATAAGTGACTTCCTTGGGCCGGCTGCCCATGTGCTCGATGGGAACTCCCGTGGTGGCCTTGCCGTCGAGACGCAGCTCCGTTCCCCGGGTGGCACCGCCGAGCGCACCGGCCATATCCCGGCGGAAGCGGATTGCAAGTCCGTGATAGTTTACCTTTGATCCATCGGCCAAGGGATGACTCCATTGGCTTTGGATCAAGCGAAGCGGACGAAGGGCGGTCAACCGTGTTTTCCAGTTCCAGACATACTCGCCGTTCTCATAACGGCAGGTGATCCTGCGCACCTCGTCAAAACAAGGCCGCGAACCATCGATGGCCGACCAGTGCAGCTTCTCGGTGAAGCCTATTTCGGCTCCATCGGCAACGACATCAAAGAACTCGATGTGTTTCTGGCGTCCGGTCAGCTCATCCGGCAAAGTGGGGAATTCCTCCCAGAAATTCACACCATCCACGCGGAGCGCATACATGAGCGCCTTGTGATGCTTGTGGTCGTGCGGCGAGACCGAAGTCACACCATGCCCGAGCGGGGTGCGCAGCGGATGGATGTGGGGCTTGAACTCATCGTTGTGGCGATAGAGACCCGCGAGCTTGTCTCCGTGGTAAAAAGAGACTCCGGAATCGGAAAATTCAAGGTGCATCATGGAGTCACTTTTTTTTTGAGGCAATCGACCACGTCCTTGGCGCGTTCGGGCGGCGTGACTTTGAGGTTTTCGATTTTTCCTTTCCGGATGGAAGCCTCGACGGTCGTGTTTTTCGGAGCGTGGAGTTTGAAGTCCGCCTCCCAGCCCTCGGGCCAAGCCGGGGCGAGGAGGATCTTGTCGCCGTCGGGTTGGAGCAGCATGAGTTGCAGGGTGTTGACGAGGTTGGAGCCGTGGTCCTGATCCGGAACCCAGTCGTAATTCGGCCCCCACATGGTCGGGAAACGGAAATTGGCATTTTTATTCCCCAGGTTGGCGCGGAGGATGATCGCGCATTCGTCGGCCATGCCGAGACATGCGGCCTGCATGCCCGACTGGTGCCAGCCAAAGTGATCCTTGGTGATGCGCGCGGCGTAGGTCTCGCGGGCAAGATCGAGGCCCGGGCGCCCGATGCCGTAGTTGCGGTAGGGATAGACGGGGTAAAGCTCCGGATTTTCGAAGTTGCTGCGTTGGCTGTTGACCTCCTCGGCAAAGCCGATGATTTCACGTCCGTTTTCGGTCCGCATCGGGATTTCCGGGGTGGCATCGAGCATTTCTTTCGCGAGCTTGCGCAGCGATTCCGGCACGAGGTTTTCCGGCAGGGCGAGGATGCGTTTGGTATTTTGGGCCAGCCCGGCGACATCCGGGGTGGGGTTGACGACATTGGCCCAGGTTTCGAGCGATTGCGCGGGCGTTATGACAAGCTTGCCGTTCCCGTCGCGGCCGAAGCGGGTGGCGTAGTATTTCAGATAAGCCTCGGCCATCGGGGCCAGCCGCTCCTTCACGAAGGCCTCGTCCCCGGTGTGATCGTAGTAGTCGAGCATCATGTGGGTGAGTTCGATGCCCGGCTGCCAGTAGTAGCGCATGACGCCGTTTTTCAACTCGCCCACTTCGAGTTCCGGAGGGCGTTCGTAGCCATAGTCGCCGTTGGACATCATGCCCCAGAAGCTTGCGGTTTCCGCCATGAACGCCCCCTCGCAGCCGAACCATGCCTTGGTGCGGGCGGTTTCGGTCGGGAGACGCCGGAAATACATGTCGAAGAGCGGCTTCATGAAGTCATAGTCGCCGGACGCCAGCATGGGATAGTAGGGGAGGCGGGTATTCTGCCACCAGTAGTCGGCCGCCCACATGCGCCAATCGGGATCGATCGGAGGCGCACCGAGCACATCCTGGCGTTCGCCCCAGAAAAGAGAACCGTTGAAGCGGATCGGGAAAGCCCCGCGCCCGGCACACGCGGCCGTGTAGCGTTGGAGCTGATACGCCTGATTGAGTTCGCTGGCCAGAGGCTCTGCTGCAGGAGGGGCGGGAGCAGCCTCGGCCACGATTTTGCCGTCGATGCTGATGCGGCGACCGTCCGGGCCAAACAGGGCCAACACACGGTGCCATCCGCCCACGGGAAGCACCGGACCACCTTCCAGCGCCCCCGCCTTGGTGATCAAGCGCAGGGAATTCCCGGGAAAGGTATCAAGCACGTATCCTTGCTCGGTTCCCGGCTGCCCCTTGTCGAGCAGCCTCCCCCCGCCGGGTGCCTGGGTATCGGCGGAAATCAGCATCTCGAGCGTTCCTCCGCGGGTCAGGTCGAGCTTGGGATCGGATGGCACACGGAGGCCGTCGGTGCCCGCAAGGCGGACTCCCGTTTTGCCGTCCACCGTGGCCGCCTGGGGGTTGCCGAACGGCTCGGCGACGAGACCGCCCACCGAATCCGTGATCGAGCCCCCGTTGAAACCGGAAAAGTCCCAATCGGCCACAAGCCCTTTTGCAGGCTCCGGCGAATCCAAAGCGGCGATCTCTTCGCGGGAAAGGGCGTGGCCGAATATGCGGACCCGCGCGACCGTTCCGACAAAGCCGTTCAGTCCCTGCGCATCCACCCCGATGCTGAGCGGGTTGGATGTCGCGCTGGCGACATCAATCGGCGGTTCGGAGGCCTTGGTGATGCGGATGTAGCTGCGGTCCCAGAAATTCTTCCACCACGCCTCGTGGTCTGCGCGCGCCTTGGCCAGGTCGGCCGATGACGCCTCACCGGACAGTGCCACCGCGTCTTTGATCCAGTCCTCCGCCGTGGGTGTGATTTCCGTGAGGGCGACGATGTCCAAGCGGAAGTCCTTCACCGGCGCGGCGGACTCGAGGAGTTCGGCTCCTTTTTTTGCGAGCTGGGGGCTCGACAACACCACGCCGAATGTCCGGTGCAGCAGCGGATCTGTTTCCCCCGGCGGAGGGCCGTCCATTTGCTGGTGACGGAACCCGAACTCCCAGAAAGAGCTTTCGTTGCGCTGATACCATCCGATGCGGTCCCCCTCGAGGTCGGTCACGACATCCGGGAAAGAATACACCGGTTCAGGTCCCCCGTAGATTCCTCCCATCGACTCCCCCCCGCCCATATACCACGTGTAGCCCTGCAATTGATCCGTCGGAATTTCCCGCTTTTCGCGACGCCAGATGTTCGGTTTCACCGAAACGGAAACCCCCGCCGGCGCGGAAGCCTCCACCCGGATCACCGGCGCGTTGGCATCCACCCAGAGCCTCGCCTCGAATCCGTTCCCGCCCTTGAAAACAATCTGCCCGGCCGCCGCATCCAGCGTCTGCGAAAAGTCGCCGCCGGCAAACGGATTGGGCGAAAATGCGATGTCCACCCCGCCCAGACGCAGCAGGCGTCCGGAGGCGTCCCACGCATCCGTCTTGGCGATGTAGGTGCGGATCGTGCCATCGGCCTGCGCCCAGACATTGAGGCCGATATCCCCGTTGCCGATCGGCATCGAGCCCGCCGAAGACGTCGAGGGCGTGGTCCAAACCAGCGGATCGGGCGCCATGGCTTGCAGGGTTGAGGAGAGTGCGAGCATGAGAAGGATTTTTTGCGTCATAACAAGTGCTTCGTTTTTTGGGGCGGTTCGAAATCGCGCGGAGAGAGATCTTCCGCGCGGGGAGGTGCGGAGCAACGGCCTAAGGCAGCGTGCGGGTGAGCTTCACATCATCGATCCACGTTTGCAGAACTCTCGGGTCGCCTTCTTTCCGCGTGGGGAAACTGCCGCCGACGAGCACCTCGATGGCATAGTTTCCTGCGGAAAGGTTTGCCGTGCCGTCGGGTTGTGTGCCGGTGATTCCTTGGGAAATCGAGGGCACACTGGCGAGGTCATCCGGAGCTTTCCAAGTGAGGGCTTTCTTCTGCCACTCGCCTCCGGCAATCCCGTTCTCGTCGCTGAACTCATTGGCCAGAATGACGGCGTCTTGCGGGTTCGAAACATTCCGGGCCAGCAACCGCAGCCAGTAGCCCCCGGGCGAGACGTCCGGCACCGCCCGCCCCAGAAACTGTGCGCTTAGCTGATAGGTTGCGCCCGGAACCAAACGCGCACCCGTGGTCTGCGACACCGCCGCGTAGTCCGGCCCGGTCGAGCAGAGAAGCGCGGAGTTCCCCTCCGCCGGCTCGATACCGTCTCTCGCCGCGACCAGATACACGCGAGGATGTCCGACGCTCGGCGTCCAGTTCGCGGGAGGCAGATCCTCCTGCTCGGCATTGCTCTCGAAGCCGGCGTTGAGAAGCGCCACCTGCTCCTCGGCGGCAAAACCCGGTGTGCACCATCCCGCAAAAAGCCCGAGGGCCGCCAAGACCGCGCAAAAAGATGTCCTTCGGCCAACCGGCCCCCGCGGAAGTCCTCGCTCTTGATGTGTTTCCGTCCGATCGCTGCCGTTGTCCGATGGGGAGTGCATGAGAAAGACGAGATTATCTTCTGCCTTGATATTGTCAAAGTTGCGTTCCCGATTCCGGTCCGGATTTTTCGGACTGTTGAAATAAAACATCGCCTGCTATCGTCACCGCCCATGAATTTTCCCCGCGGTTCGTTCGCGTTTGTGGTGAATGCTCCCGCGGAAATGCCGGGAGCGGGAGGCAAGGTTCGATGAGTGCTGCTCCGTCTTTCTTGTCCGGGTTCGCGGATCCTCCGGTGGAATTCCGGCCTTGGCCTTTTTTGGTCCTCAACGACGAATATGTTCCGGGTGCCGGCGAGGCGCGCCTCACGGAGTTGCTGGAAAGTCTGGCTCGCGTCGGCTACGGCGGCGTTTTCCTTCACCCGCGGCCGGGGCTGATCACGGAATATTTGTCGCCGCGTTGGTTCGAGCTGATCCGTCATTGCATCGCCGAATGCCGCCGGCTCGGACTGGTCCCTGCGCTCTACGACGAGCACTCGTATCCCAGCGGGTTTGCCGGCGGGCACGTGCCCGCCCGCTCGCCCCAGACCGCTTCGCACCATGTGATTCCGAAGTTCGGCAAACTCCCCGGGCAGCCGCCCGCGGACGCTCTGGCCGTGTATCGCACGGAGAACGGGATTCCCGTGGAAAAACTGCCCGCCGGCAACTTGCCGTCCGGAAGTTCGTGGTGTGCCTTCGTGATCGAGCGCATGCATCCGATGCCGTGGCACGGGGAATTTCCTTACACCAGCCTCCTCGACCCGCAGACGACCGAGGCGTTTCTCGAGACCACTTACCGGCGCTACCGCGACGAACTCGGTGATGACTGGAAATCCTGCGCGGCGTTCTTCACCGATGAACCGCACCTCACCTCCGATGGGCACGGGCCGTGGGCGCAGGGGCAGCATTTCACGCGGCTGGTGCAGGCGGAATTCCGCCGTCGCCGCGGTTACCCGGTCGAGGATGTCCTCGCCGATTTGTATTTCGATTCCGCGACAAGCGCCGCTACGCGCTTCGATTTTTACGAGACCCTGCACGAATTGTGGTTCGAGAATTTTGCCCTTCCGCTCTCCGAGTGGTGCACCGGGAACGGGATTCCGTCCACCGGTCACTATCTCGAGCACGATTGGCCGTGCCCCTACGCCACGCCGGGGCACGTGCACCTGCTGACGCGGATGGATTGGCCCGGCACGGACTTGCTGGAGTGTTTTCTCCTCGAAGGGCACGACTACGGCGATCCGCAGAATCTCGATCCTGCCGCGCCCGGCACCGAACCCCACGCGCTCTACTTCCTCAAGCAGGTGCAGTCGGTGGCAAACCAGTTCGGCAAAAAGCGCGTGATGAACGAAAGCTGGGGCGCGGGCGGCCACGACTCGACCCCGCTCGACTGGTTGCGCATCGGTCGCTTCCTCGCCGTGCACGGCGTGAATCTTTTCGTCCCCCATTACTCGGCAACCACGATCCGCGGGGCGCGCAAAAAAGATCACCCGCAATTTTTCAGCGAACAAAGCCCGTGGTTCGAACAACTCGGGCCGCTCAATGACGAACTCGGGCGCCTTGCTTGGCTCGTCGCCCGCGGCACGACGCGCCAGCGCTTGCTCGTCATCGATCCGCTCACCACCGGCTATTGCCTCGCCGCGAAATCCGACTGCATCAGCCGCGGCAGCGCCGGGGACGCCGTGACCGACCCGGTGGCCGTGCTCGCCGACACGCAGCGTTCGGTGACTCCTTTGCGCCAGGCCGCGGGCCGGTTTGCGCAGGCGCTTTCCGATGCGCAGGCCGATTTCGACATCGGGGACGAATACGTGCTCGCGGAGTCCGGGGCCGTCGAAGGCGCGGGGCTTCGTCTCGGCGCGCAGAACTACGAGGTGATCGTCCTTCCTCCCGGCCTGCGGAATTTGCGGCGTGCCACGCTGGCGCTTCTCGAA
This DNA window, taken from Chthoniobacterales bacterium, encodes the following:
- a CDS encoding LamG domain-containing protein; its protein translation is MTQKILLMLALSSTLQAMAPDPLVWTTPSTSSAGSMPIGNGDIGLNVWAQADGTIRTYIAKTDAWDASGRLLRLGGVDIAFSPNPFAGGDFSQTLDAAAGQIVFKGGNGFEARLWVDANAPVIRVEASAPAGVSVSVKPNIWRREKREIPTDQLQGYTWYMGGGESMGGIYGGPEPVYSFPDVVTDLEGDRIGWYQRNESSFWEFGFRHQQMDGPPPGETDPLLHRTFGVVLSSPQLAKKGAELLESAAPVKDFRLDIVALTEITPTAEDWIKDAVALSGEASSADLAKARADHEAWWKNFWDRSYIRITKASEPPIDVASATSNPLSIGVDAQGLNGFVGTVARVRIFGHALSREEIAALDSPEPAKGLVADWDFSGFNGGSITDSVGGLVAEPFGNPQAATVDGKTGVRLAGTDGLRVPSDPKLDLTRGGTLEMLISADTQAPGGGRLLDKGQPGTEQGYVLDTFPGNSLRLITKAGALEGGPVLPVGGWHRVLALFGPDGRRISIDGKIVAEAAPAPPAAEPLASELNQAYQLQRYTAACAGRGAFPIRFNGSLFWGERQDVLGAPPIDPDWRMWAADYWWQNTRLPYYPMLASGDYDFMKPLFDMYFRRLPTETARTKAWFGCEGAFMAETASFWGMMSNGDYGYERPPELEVGELKNGVMRYYWQPGIELTHMMLDYYDHTGDEAFVKERLAPMAEAYLKYYATRFGRDGNGKLVITPAQSLETWANVVNPTPDVAGLAQNTKRILALPENLVPESLRKLAKEMLDATPEIPMRTENGREIIGFAEEVNSQRSNFENPELYPVYPYRNYGIGRPGLDLARETYAARITKDHFGWHQSGMQAACLGMADECAIILRANLGNKNANFRFPTMWGPNYDWVPDQDHGSNLVNTLQLMLLQPDGDKILLAPAWPEGWEADFKLHAPKNTTVEASIRKGKIENLKVTPPERAKDVVDCLKKKVTP